The Maylandia zebra isolate NMK-2024a linkage group LG4, Mzebra_GT3a, whole genome shotgun sequence genome includes a window with the following:
- the LOC101483709 gene encoding uncharacterized protein LOC101483709 isoform X3, which produces MALSQLQCLDDNHVNPRTHESKPEFFYCEDQRLALEALLQDGREAFFKYLEARGLRGFLSDPELEALTGAVEPYDPGLELFSGDAEEVQTPLSLHYWPELSDTSIPQMDLGWPDSDAYRGVTRTTVYTQPPLDGHAHIKEVVRKMIAQAQKVIAVVMDVFTDVDIFRDLLDAGFKRRVSVYILLERATLPHFLAMCRRANMHAGHLKHLRVRCSEGAEFYTRSCTKVRGRMGHRFMFVDGDKAVSGSYSFTWMASRLDRNLITVVTGQAVDGFDRLFRFLYLSSSSVDLRQTITEPEPEPEPLPQPAPVIPPSAEIARKLYSPKYALVALTNPGPTTSVNQESPKEPQNPENSKKKRRGKASEESTKESPPLHPGLINLEKACLIAYLPTWPEPDPPSDVIGFINVRDAKKPTQVHLQRSEMFETSQAIRFSSPFSSTKESKEEVAKPTQATPKQEEVNALQPAQAKSMVDDAVEKAQQAQLSDVTHNKEASEQKSPASEEKSDLQSDAANSVSPKNKFDLSTTTNQEAGLDTPLGAQALPQSSSEAPASDEGKISHAEQPVSSNSHAESGSLPELNTEKKAEPTSRLSTQSSAVHRTHTPTPNGAHTPQIPDSPELNTEQGTKEKTPPPQADSQTRAVHKQPQISTEVASSIQTPTVHSNISTSLVSATQSKNNHIPITTVHSSTSSSASVPSTSSSALPLTSSVTTPNPPLPASSSLTPAPPIPKPRTIQIVMSDSSTSNGQKLPEIRLVRRPEASTGPLVAHSAFDVAAVEQTSLVKECQTVPELQDDSTSKAGAQKDTENTGNPEETSKQESKETSVEADEQDDDGAASQTVAGSELHKSDALINDAPKAAALKIQEIIPKDVDLETSEDCRIIGKMDARCVATAQADTASPERTLTGSESGDMSDRKGENVTQCRTFLARVHEPQRISFSKPQDMDQMEALNSSTAPVFSTSCLRPHNGDGAHTSATDTHSQQAFTLFTQTSKTEGPT; this is translated from the exons ATGGCTCTATCCCAGCTTCAGTGCCTGGATGATAACCACGTGAACCCGCGGACGCACGAGTCCAAGCCCGAGTTCTTCTACTGTGAGGACCAGCGGCTCGCGCTGGAGGCTCTCCTGCAGGATGGTCGCGAGGCGTTCTTTAAATACCTGGAGGCTCGCGGCCTCCGGGGTTTCCTCTCAGACCCGGAGCTGGAAGCTCTCACCGGCGCCGTCGAACCCTATGACCCAGGCTTGGAGCTGTTCTCGGGGGATGCCGAAGAAGTGCAGACCCCGCTGTCGCTTCACTACTGGCCAGAGCTGTCGGACACGTCCATCCCGCAGATGGACCTGGGCTGGCCCGACAGCGATGCGTACCGGGGGGTGACGCGCACTACGGTGTACACGCAGCCGCCGCTGGATGGTCACGCTCACATCAAAGAGGTTGTCAGAAAAATGATCGCACAGGCGCAAAAG GTAATCGCAGTGGTGATGGACGTCTTCACTGATGTCGACATCTTCAGAGATTTGCTTGATGCTGGTTTCAAAAGGAGAGTTTCTGTTTACATCCTGCTGGAACGTGCAACGCTACCTCATTTCTTGGCCATGTGTCGGAGGGCCAACATGCACGCCGGACACCTCAAG caCCTTCGTGTCCGCTGCTCAGAAGGAGCGGAGTTCTACACGAGGTCCTGCACCAAGGTCAGAGGGCGAATGGGTCACAGATTCATGTTCGTTGATGGAGACAAAGCTGTGTCTGGGTCGTACAG cTTCACTTGGATGGCCTCACGTCTGGATAGGAATCTCATCACCGTGGTTACAGGCCAGGCTGTGGATGGCTTCGACCGACTGTTTCGCTTCCTCTATCTGTCCTCCAGTTCTGTTGACCTCCGGCAGACCATCACAGAGCCTGAACCTGAGCCGGAACCCCTCCCACAGCCCGCCCCTGTCATACCCCCTTCTGCTGAGATTGCGAGGAAGTTGTACAGCCCAAAATATGCCCTGGTTGCTTTGACCAACCCCGGCCCCACCACCTCTGTTAACCAAGAAAGCCCCAAAGAACCCCAAAATCCAGAGAACTCCAAGAAGAAGAGGCGAGGCAAGGCTAGTGAAGAATCGACAAAAGAatctcctcctctccatcctggATTAATAAATCTAGAAAAAGCATGCTTAATCGCATACCTGCCCACATGGCCAGAACCTGACCCCCCCAGTGATGTCATAGGGTTCATTAATGTTCGGGATGCCAAAAAACCAACTCAAGTCCACTTGCAGCGTTCAGAGATGTTTGAAACCAGCCAGGCGATCAGGTTTAGCAGTCCGTTCAGCAGCACAAAGGAATCCAAGGAAGAAGTCGCCAAGCCCACACAGGCGACTCCTAAACAAGAGGAGGTGAATGCACTCCAACCAGCACAGGCTAAATCCATGGTTGATGATGCTGTAGAAAAAGCACAGCAAGCACAACTCAGTGATGTCACACATAACAAAGAGGCATCTGAACAGAAATCACCTGCATCTGAGGAAAAGTCTGACCTGCAGTCAGACGCCGCTAATTCTGTCAGCCCCAAGAataaatttgatttaagcaCAACTACTAACCAAGAGGCAGGCCTTGATACTCCCCTCGGTGCACAAGCACTTCCCCAATCCAGCAGCGAAGCACCCGCTTCTGACGAGGGGAAGATTTCCCACGCAGAACAACCCGTCTCATCAAACAGTCACGCTGAGTCAGGCTCGCTCCcagaattaaacacagaaaagaaagcAGAACCTACAAGTAGATTGAGCACACAAAGTTCTGCTGTGCACAGGACACACACCCCAACACCAAACGGTGCACACACCCCTCAGATTCCCGACTCCCCAGAATTAAACACAGAACAAGGTACGAAAGAAAAGACCCCACCACCACAGGCGGATTCACAAACACGAGCTGTTCACAAGCAACCGCAAATCTCTACTGAAGTGGCTTCTAGCATCCAGACTCCAACTGTCCACAGCAACATTTCCACCTCCCTGGTTTCTGCCACACAGTCTAAAAATAACCACATTCCTATTACTACAGTGCACTCAAGCACATCTTCTAGCGCTTCTGTTCCCTCCACCAGCTCCTCTGCCCTTCCTCTTACTTCTTCCGTTACAACACCAAATCCACCCCTCCCTGCATCCTCTTCTTTGACCCCAGCTCCCCCTATCCCTAAACCTCGTACCATACAGATAGTTATGAGTGACAGCAGCACCAGCAATGGGCAGAAACTGCCGGAGATCCGTCTTGTTAGGAGGCCCGAGGCCAGCACAGGGCCCCTCGTGGCCCACAGTGCGTTTGATGTGGCAGCTGTTGAGCAGACATCTCTGGTAAAAGAGTGTCAAACTGTCCCTGAGCTGCAGGACGACAGTACCAGTAAGGCAGGGGCACAAAAAGacacagagaacacagggaaTCCTGAAGAAACTTCAAAGCAAGAATCTAAAGAGACAAGTGTGGAAGCAGATGAGCAAGACGATGACGGAGCAGCATCCCAGACGGTCGCTGGAAGCGAGCTGCACAAGTCAGACGCTTTGATTAATGATGCACCAAAGGCAGCCGCATTGAAAATTCAAGAAATCATTCCAAAAGATGTTGACCTCGAAACTTCCGAAGATTGCAGGATTATTGGGAAGATGGACGCACGCTGTGTAGCAACAGCGCAGGCAGATACAGCGAGCCCTGAAAGGACTCTGACAGGCTCTGAATCTGGTGACATGTCAGACAGAAAAGGTGAAAATGTGACACAGTGCAGAACATTTCTCGCAAGAGTACATGAACCCCAAAGGATATCATTTTCTAAACCACAGGACATGGATCAGATGGAGGCTCTGAATTCTTCGACAGCGCCAGTGTTCTCGACCTCATGTCTGCGACCTCATAACGGCGATGGCGCACACACATCTGCTACAGACACCCACAGCCAGCAAG ctttcaCACTCTTCACCCAAACCTCAAAAACAGAGGGTCCAACGTAA